The following are encoded in a window of Panthera leo isolate Ple1 chromosome B2, P.leo_Ple1_pat1.1, whole genome shotgun sequence genomic DNA:
- the VGLL2 gene encoding transcription cofactor vestigial-like protein 2 isoform X1, translating into MSCLDVMYQVYGPPQPYFAAAYTPYHQKLAYYSKMQEAQECNASPSNSSGSSSFSSQTPASIKEEEGSPEKERPPEAEYINSRCVLFTYFQGDISSVVDEHFSRALSQPSSYSPSCTSSKAPRSSGPWRDGSFPMSQRSFPASFWNSAYQAPVPAPLGSPLATAHSELPFAAADPYSPAALHGHLHQGAAEPWHHAHPHHAHPHHPYALGGALGAQAAAYPRPAAVHEVYAPHFDPRYGPLLMPAASGRPARLAPAPAPAPGSPPCELSAKGEPTGAAWAAPGGPFASPAGDVAQGLGLSVDSARRYSLCGASLLS; encoded by the exons ATGAGCTGTCTGGATGTTATGTACCAAGTCTATGGTCCTCCCCAGCCTTACTTTGCAGCCGCCTACACCCCCTACCACCAG AAACTAGCCTATTACTCCAAAATGCAGGAAGCCCAAGAGTGCAACGCCAGCCCCAGCAACAGCAGCGGCAGCTCCTCCTTTTCCAGCCAAACTCCAGCCAgcataaaagaggaagaaggcagcCCAGAGAAAGAGCGCCCACCAGAGGCAGAGTACATCAACTCCCGCTGcgtcctcttcacctatttccaGGGAGACATCAGCTCCGTGGTGGATGAGCACTTCAGCAGAGCCCTGAGCCAGCCTAGCAGCTATTCCCCAAGCTGTACAAGCAGCAAAGCACCCAGGAGCTCGGGGCCCTGGCGGG ACGGCTCCTTCCCGATGAGCCAGCGCAGCTTCCCCGCCTCCTTCTGGAACAGCGCGTACCAGGCTCCGGTGCCCGCGCCGCTGGGCAGCCCGCTGGCCACCGCGCACTCGGAGTTGCCCTTCGCCGCCGCCGACCCCTACTCGCCCGCCGCGCTGCACGGCCACCTGCACCAGGGCGCGGCCGAGCCCTGGCACCACGCGCACCCGCACCACGCGCACCCGCACCACCCCTACGCCCTGGGCGGCGCCCTCGGCGCCCAGGCCGCCGCCTACCCGCGGCCCGCCGCCGTGCACGAGGTCTACGCGCCGCACTTCGACCCGCGCTACGGGCCGCTGCTGATGCCGGCAGCCTCGGGGCGCCCGGCCCGCCTCGCGCCCGCGCCGGCGCCCGCGCCCGGCAGCCCGCCCTGCGAGCTCTCCGCCAAGGGCGAGCCGACCGGCGCAGCGTGGGCCGCGCCCGGGGGACCCTTCGCGAGCCCCGCGGGGGACGTGGCCCAGGGTCTGGGACTCAGCGTGGACTCAG CTCGTCGCTATTCCCTCTGTGGTGCATCCCTCCTGAGCTGA
- the VGLL2 gene encoding transcription cofactor vestigial-like protein 2 isoform X2 — protein sequence MSCLDVMYQVYGPPQPYFAAAYTPYHQKLAYYSKMQEAQECNASPSNSSGSSSFSSQTPASIKEEEGSPEKERPPEAEYINSRCVLFTYFQGDISSVVDEHFSRALSQPSSYSPSCTSSKAPRSSGPWRARRYSLCGASLLS from the exons ATGAGCTGTCTGGATGTTATGTACCAAGTCTATGGTCCTCCCCAGCCTTACTTTGCAGCCGCCTACACCCCCTACCACCAG AAACTAGCCTATTACTCCAAAATGCAGGAAGCCCAAGAGTGCAACGCCAGCCCCAGCAACAGCAGCGGCAGCTCCTCCTTTTCCAGCCAAACTCCAGCCAgcataaaagaggaagaaggcagcCCAGAGAAAGAGCGCCCACCAGAGGCAGAGTACATCAACTCCCGCTGcgtcctcttcacctatttccaGGGAGACATCAGCTCCGTGGTGGATGAGCACTTCAGCAGAGCCCTGAGCCAGCCTAGCAGCTATTCCCCAAGCTGTACAAGCAGCAAAGCACCCAGGAGCTCGGGGCCCTGGCGGG CTCGTCGCTATTCCCTCTGTGGTGCATCCCTCCTGAGCTGA